From Variovorax sp. J2L1-78, the proteins below share one genomic window:
- a CDS encoding RT0821/Lpp0805 family surface protein: protein MKLGSVLFAAGVALATSACSRFGGGPPAGGMLTGSIADSALGSVAARAMDDSDRRRAAAILESLPDGESSVWRNHETGDRFVFTPVRSFARGGARCRDFRLEVTVGARFDGIGASACLQADGDWRMSR, encoded by the coding sequence ATGAAGCTGGGGTCGGTTCTTTTCGCGGCAGGCGTCGCGCTCGCGACGTCCGCCTGCAGCCGCTTCGGCGGCGGCCCGCCGGCCGGCGGCATGCTCACCGGATCCATTGCGGACAGCGCGCTGGGCAGCGTGGCGGCCCGGGCGATGGACGACAGCGACCGTCGGCGCGCAGCGGCCATCCTGGAAAGCCTGCCGGACGGCGAGTCCTCGGTCTGGCGCAACCACGAGACCGGCGACCGCTTCGTGTTCACGCCGGTGCGCAGCTTTGCGCGGGGCGGGGCCCGGTGCCGCGATTTCAGGCTCGAGGTGACGGTCGGCGCCCGGTTCGACGGCATCGGCGCCAGCGCGTGCCTGCAGGCCGACGGCGACTGGCGCATGTCCCGATGA
- a CDS encoding phosphoribosyltransferase, with protein sequence MFFSDRVDAAQQLSQSLQRRKGHRPLILAIPRGALEIGRLVADRLDGELDVVLVRKLRAPSSPEFAIGSIDESGWTYIAPHARAAGADERYIEQEKRAQLALLQDRRRRYTPDRAPIDANGRIAIVVDDGLATGATMVAALHAVRARQPTRLICAVPVASPEAIALVRPLADEVVCLHAPEDFGSVGRFYQSFDQVEDEQAIRLLNASGPRIARPQ encoded by the coding sequence ATGTTCTTTTCCGATCGTGTCGATGCCGCGCAACAGCTTTCGCAGTCGCTGCAGAGGCGGAAGGGGCATCGTCCGCTGATCCTCGCCATCCCGCGCGGCGCACTCGAGATCGGCCGGCTGGTGGCCGATCGCCTGGACGGCGAACTCGACGTGGTGCTCGTGCGCAAGCTGCGGGCACCCTCCTCGCCGGAATTCGCCATCGGTTCGATCGACGAGAGCGGATGGACCTACATCGCGCCCCACGCGCGCGCCGCCGGTGCGGACGAGCGCTACATCGAGCAGGAGAAGCGTGCCCAGCTCGCGCTGCTGCAGGACCGTCGCCGGCGCTACACGCCCGATCGGGCACCGATCGACGCGAACGGGCGGATCGCCATCGTGGTGGACGACGGCCTCGCGACCGGCGCGACCATGGTGGCCGCGCTGCACGCCGTCCGTGCGCGGCAACCGACAAGGCTGATCTGCGCCGTGCCTGTCGCATCGCCCGAAGCCATCGCGCTGGTGCGCCCCCTCGCCGACGAGGTCGTGTGCTTGCATGCACCCGAGGACTTCGGTTCGGTCGGACGGTTCTACCAGTCGTTCGATCAGGTCGAGGACGAGCAGGCGATCCGCCTGCTCAACGCGTCGGGCCCGCGCATTGCCAGGCCGCAGTGA
- a CDS encoding XRE family transcriptional regulator produces the protein MTDSKPQSPTPAAIREARLAAGLTQTEAAQTVRASLRGWQQWEAGDRAMPPGLFELFMLKTGQWPLGDEAGN, from the coding sequence ATGACCGACTCGAAGCCGCAAAGCCCCACACCAGCAGCCATACGCGAAGCCCGCCTTGCTGCAGGCCTCACACAAACAGAGGCAGCACAAACGGTACGGGCGTCGCTGCGGGGATGGCAGCAATGGGAAGCCGGTGACCGGGCGATGCCGCCCGGTTTGTTCGAGCTGTTCATGCTCAAGACCGGGCAATGGCCGCTCGGCGATGAAGCGGGGAACTGA